A single region of the Thermotoga profunda AZM34c06 genome encodes:
- a CDS encoding AroM family protein — MLFITIGESPRNDVIPELMKIIGKDFAYREIGLIDNVEPSIYAPMGPDDLLVSRKNDGTISYISHKWVCKKLSKMVFDEPTVLLCTAKFDNDRLILPYKVINSFFQALPKVQNATVIVPQKDQCKDAMKRWNEIAQKVNCIAFSPYTEDHLDFDLTDQQLIYLDCIGYTLEHEKFFRRYTKGIVLSARRILGNYLRTLL, encoded by the coding sequence ATGCTTTTCATCACCATAGGTGAGAGCCCGAGAAACGACGTGATTCCAGAGTTAATGAAAATAATCGGTAAAGACTTTGCATATCGCGAAATAGGTCTCATAGATAACGTTGAACCTTCTATTTATGCGCCGATGGGCCCAGACGATCTCCTTGTCAGTAGAAAGAACGATGGTACAATCTCTTATATATCACACAAATGGGTATGCAAAAAACTTTCAAAGATGGTATTCGATGAGCCTACAGTCCTTCTCTGCACTGCAAAATTTGACAATGATAGATTGATCTTGCCATACAAAGTTATCAACAGTTTTTTCCAGGCATTGCCAAAGGTTCAAAATGCGACCGTTATAGTACCGCAAAAAGATCAATGCAAAGACGCCATGAAAAGATGGAATGAAATCGCACAAAAGGTGAACTGCATAGCTTTTTCACCATATACAGAAGATCATTTGGATTTTGATCTAACTGATCAACAACTCATCTATTTAGATTGCATTGGATATACATTGGAGCATGAAAAATTCTTTAGAAGATATACAAAAGGTATTGTTTTGAGTGCAAGGAGGATTTTGGGGAACTATTTAAGAACTTTACTCTAA
- a CDS encoding ABC transporter permease codes for MGKYVAKRLLQVIPTLFFVILTVFLIMKMIPGDPAMVLLGPQARSEDIARFRQQLGLDKPVLIQFVIYLKRVLTGDLGNSLIYRQNVLSLILERLPTTITLSLCALLIAVVIGIPSGILAAMKHNSFVDLFVTVLALIGISIPIFWFGMVLIIVFSLQLGWLPAVGLGNPTKGLWDVISHFILPSFALGILSTGTIARFTRSSMLEVLNQDYIRTAYAKGLKRNLILYRHALKNALIPVITVIGLQLGNLLAGAVLTETVFALPGLGKLMVDGIFRRDYMLVQGEVLFIAIMYIFVNLIVDITYALINPKIRHSYRSV; via the coding sequence ATGGGAAAGTATGTCGCAAAAAGACTTCTTCAAGTTATTCCTACGCTTTTCTTCGTGATACTGACTGTCTTTTTGATAATGAAAATGATACCAGGAGATCCAGCCATGGTGCTACTTGGTCCACAGGCAAGATCCGAGGACATCGCACGATTCAGACAACAACTTGGCCTGGATAAACCTGTTTTGATACAATTTGTCATCTATTTGAAAAGGGTTCTAACGGGAGATCTCGGAAATTCTCTCATATATAGACAAAATGTTTTATCACTCATTCTTGAAAGACTACCAACAACCATCACGTTGAGTTTGTGTGCGTTACTGATAGCCGTTGTTATAGGTATTCCATCAGGTATCTTGGCGGCAATGAAACACAACTCTTTTGTCGATTTATTTGTGACTGTGTTGGCTTTGATAGGTATCTCCATTCCAATATTCTGGTTCGGTATGGTCTTGATAATCGTCTTTTCATTACAACTTGGTTGGTTACCCGCTGTTGGTCTTGGTAACCCAACTAAGGGTTTGTGGGATGTCATAAGCCATTTCATACTACCATCCTTCGCGTTGGGGATTCTTTCGACGGGAACAATTGCCCGTTTTACAAGATCGAGCATGCTTGAAGTTCTGAATCAAGACTACATAAGAACAGCTTATGCCAAGGGACTAAAGAGAAATCTGATTCTTTATAGACATGCTTTGAAAAACGCACTCATACCCGTGATAACAGTCATAGGTTTGCAGCTTGGAAATCTTCTTGCAGGTGCAGTTTTGACAGAAACAGTCTTTGCTCTGCCAGGACTTGGTAAATTGATGGTAGATGGGATTTTCAGGCGTGATTATATGCTCGTACAGGGAGAAGTTCTCTTTATAGCCATCATGTATATTTTTGTGAATCTCATCGTGGATATAACTTACGCTTTGATAAATCCCAAGATAAGACATTCTTACAGGAGTGTGTGA
- a CDS encoding DUF47 domain-containing protein: MGWIVGRKEQEIIKKVLEHLDIMSTELQELRKLIEKYLNHEIDEIESLAERVRYYEHQADIARREAETMMYSGAFLPNFRGDLLGIIEAADKVGNKGEYVADILELEHPIIPDSLNSQLLKLFDICVETYEALKVSIKDLFEDLEKIEEHVLLVEQKEHEVDGVERCLIKQIYRMDISNGHKMQLKELVRNIADIADRAEDCSDRVEIVSLKRRV; encoded by the coding sequence ATGGGTTGGATAGTTGGAAGAAAGGAACAGGAGATAATAAAAAAAGTTTTGGAACATCTGGATATCATGAGTACAGAGCTTCAGGAACTTAGAAAGCTCATTGAGAAATATCTAAATCATGAAATTGACGAAATCGAGTCTCTTGCTGAAAGAGTGAGATATTATGAGCATCAAGCGGATATTGCGAGAAGAGAAGCTGAGACAATGATGTACAGTGGTGCATTTTTACCGAATTTCAGGGGGGATCTACTCGGTATCATTGAAGCGGCAGACAAAGTTGGAAATAAAGGAGAATATGTGGCTGATATTCTTGAACTTGAGCATCCTATTATTCCTGATTCTTTGAATTCCCAATTGCTAAAATTGTTTGACATTTGTGTTGAAACGTACGAAGCATTAAAGGTTTCGATAAAAGATTTGTTTGAAGATCTCGAAAAAATAGAGGAACATGTCCTGTTGGTTGAACAAAAAGAACATGAAGTCGATGGTGTTGAGAGATGTTTGATCAAGCAGATATACAGAATGGATATTTCGAATGGACATAAGATGCAACTCAAAGAACTCGTTAGAAATATCGCCGATATTGCAGATCGCGCCGAGGATTGTTCCGATAGAGTAGAGATAGTATCATTAAAAAGGAGGGTGTGA
- the mtnA gene encoding S-methyl-5-thioribose-1-phosphate isomerase, whose product MNLKTITLEWTGDSLVLVDQRKLPHVVEYIECKTYQEVARAIKEMIVRGAPAIGAVAAFGFVLGAKQFSNLKEKSFVEHMKTVKEVLASTRPTAVNLFWALERIYNKMDQIDDVDQLVSVLEKEAIEIANEDIKVNKAIGMYGQTLLKDGDTVLTHCNAGALATVDYGTALGVIRAAVENGKKIRVYVDETRPYLQGSRLTAWELVQLGVETILITDNMAGWVMKQGKVNAVIVGADRIAANGDVANKIGTYSVAVLANKNGVPFYVAAPISTIDIKIKDGTQIPIEERSHEEVTHINGKRIAADGVKVYNPAFDVTEHELISAIITQKGVLRKPYSESIRKLFSLEDQM is encoded by the coding sequence ATGAATCTTAAGACAATAACTTTGGAATGGACAGGAGATTCTCTTGTACTTGTTGATCAAAGAAAGTTACCACACGTTGTTGAGTATATTGAATGTAAAACTTATCAAGAGGTTGCACGGGCGATCAAGGAGATGATCGTCCGTGGCGCCCCTGCCATAGGTGCGGTAGCAGCATTTGGATTTGTACTTGGAGCAAAGCAATTTTCGAATCTGAAGGAAAAGAGTTTTGTTGAACACATGAAAACAGTCAAAGAAGTTCTCGCATCAACTCGTCCAACCGCAGTTAATCTTTTCTGGGCATTGGAACGCATATACAACAAAATGGATCAAATTGACGATGTTGATCAACTTGTATCTGTTCTTGAAAAAGAAGCTATAGAAATTGCAAACGAAGATATAAAAGTGAACAAAGCCATTGGAATGTATGGACAAACTTTGTTGAAAGATGGCGACACGGTTTTAACGCACTGTAATGCTGGTGCTCTGGCAACAGTGGATTACGGTACTGCTCTTGGAGTGATAAGGGCAGCAGTTGAAAACGGTAAAAAGATAAGAGTTTATGTAGATGAAACAAGGCCTTATTTACAAGGATCACGTTTAACTGCTTGGGAATTGGTACAACTCGGTGTTGAAACAATACTCATAACGGACAATATGGCTGGCTGGGTTATGAAACAAGGTAAGGTCAATGCCGTGATCGTTGGAGCCGATAGAATAGCTGCAAATGGCGATGTGGCAAATAAAATAGGTACTTATTCCGTTGCAGTTCTTGCGAATAAAAATGGCGTGCCTTTTTACGTTGCAGCACCCATTTCGACGATAGATATAAAGATTAAAGACGGCACCCAAATCCCTATAGAGGAACGTTCTCACGAAGAGGTCACACATATAAATGGAAAAAGAATTGCTGCCGATGGTGTCAAAGTTTACAATCCCGCTTTTGATGTCACAGAGCACGAATTGATAAGCGCGATAATAACGCAAAAGGGAGTCTTGAGAAAACCATACAGTGAAAGTATCAGAAAACTATTTTCACTGGAGGACCAAATGTGA
- a CDS encoding YaaR family protein: MRIDPLEDGKFKSSEVKRKKQIKSKGLSEVSKSGFFEILEDVEEEKLDELLEQLIKKVVNSGNELVRSPTQENLKKYRESVKEFLKVIEKRLYKIGKQISKDIDLHVVGQEIDQRLEQIAKDLIEAEKGAIMLAARVQEIYGLLMDLYR, from the coding sequence GTGAGGATAGATCCCTTAGAGGATGGAAAATTCAAAAGTTCTGAGGTAAAGAGAAAAAAACAGATAAAATCAAAGGGATTGAGTGAAGTCTCAAAATCTGGTTTTTTTGAAATCCTTGAAGATGTCGAAGAAGAAAAGTTAGACGAACTTCTGGAGCAATTGATCAAGAAGGTCGTCAATTCAGGTAATGAGCTTGTCAGATCTCCCACCCAGGAGAACCTCAAGAAATACCGGGAGAGCGTAAAAGAATTTCTCAAAGTGATTGAGAAAAGGCTATACAAAATAGGGAAGCAGATCTCAAAAGATATCGATCTACATGTTGTAGGTCAAGAGATCGATCAAAGATTAGAACAGATTGCGAAGGATTTGATAGAAGCTGAAAAAGGTGCGATCATGCTTGCAGCCAGAGTTCAAGAGATATACGGCTTGCTCATGGATCTATACAGGTGA
- a CDS encoding inorganic phosphate transporter, whose amino-acid sequence MSMLYLIPGIALGLVLGANDGASIFGPLVAVGSIKRRTAVLISSLFVILGAIFGGREGIKTLNTLTTLDQYQISIAILSAAITVILMISLKAPASVSQAVVGSLIGIGLIFGPENVRWFVLLKIILVWVFTPLLASFLAFVVYRILAVIFRHLRSIYVQDLLLRYASFIAVCYSAYSLGANNVANVAGSFVEMGLDPFLAQLVGGVCIGFGVLIFSKRMTFVIGKSIILLDHFSSLVASISMATNVFIFSLVGVPISATQSTVGAVIGAGMSRGERLSSRKTKVRIVLGLTLTPCVGGIISVFLYLVLRGG is encoded by the coding sequence ATGAGCATGTTGTACCTGATACCTGGTATTGCACTCGGACTTGTATTAGGTGCAAATGATGGCGCAAGTATCTTTGGCCCCCTTGTGGCTGTGGGGTCGATCAAACGAAGAACAGCTGTTTTGATCAGCAGTCTTTTTGTGATCTTGGGTGCGATCTTTGGCGGTCGTGAAGGTATAAAGACTTTGAATACTCTGACCACACTCGATCAATATCAGATTTCGATAGCAATATTGTCTGCAGCAATAACCGTTATTTTGATGATATCTTTAAAAGCTCCAGCTTCAGTCTCTCAGGCAGTCGTTGGTTCACTCATTGGTATCGGACTGATTTTCGGGCCCGAGAATGTGAGATGGTTTGTTCTGCTAAAGATAATCTTAGTTTGGGTTTTTACACCGCTTCTTGCAAGTTTTCTGGCTTTTGTTGTGTACAGAATATTAGCGGTTATCTTCAGACATTTGAGAAGCATTTACGTGCAAGATTTGCTCTTGAGATATGCGAGTTTTATAGCGGTTTGTTATAGTGCATATTCACTTGGAGCTAACAATGTTGCTAATGTTGCTGGTTCTTTTGTTGAAATGGGTCTGGACCCATTTTTGGCTCAATTAGTTGGTGGTGTTTGTATAGGTTTTGGTGTTCTGATTTTCAGTAAGAGGATGACTTTTGTCATTGGAAAAAGTATAATATTGTTGGATCATTTTTCATCACTTGTTGCATCTATTTCTATGGCAACAAATGTCTTTATATTCTCCTTAGTAGGTGTTCCAATTTCTGCCACGCAGTCCACTGTGGGTGCGGTGATAGGTGCGGGTATGAGTAGAGGTGAACGTCTGAGTAGCAGAAAAACGAAGGTTAGGATTGTCCTTGGTTTGACATTGACGCCATGTGTTGGTGGTATTATCTCTGTTTTCCTCTATCTTGTATTGAGAGGAGGTTAA
- a CDS encoding peptidyl-prolyl cis-trans isomerase, whose product MKKFFVFCAIFLTVFLFAQQTQPATTVVAEVNGTPITMAELDREANLNRLLVQIQSIDDRFYEVLTGTSEGMNLLLRYKREVLNSLIDQVLIKQIAEKMNIIIQKEDIEKMVSDELNKTLTQYGMTETDLDWYLKQSGLGDLESFKDRLRWIFSVQQAVTLIQQQVTSSATVTEEEAKKFYEENKDYFAVEEAAKLLRIIVDSKEKADKVLDRIRAGEEFSQVASDVSIDPLTKGKAGDLGWVERNSGLIATDIEEKIFASPKGATLGPLQSTGGWEIYRILDKRPKGYEAFENVMNDIYQYLTQQKAQQLWQDWISQQFIPFKNSSTINIYLLAEGGQANQ is encoded by the coding sequence ATGAAGAAGTTTTTCGTGTTCTGCGCAATCTTTTTAACAGTTTTTTTGTTCGCTCAACAAACCCAACCAGCAACAACGGTAGTTGCTGAAGTCAACGGTACACCTATTACCATGGCTGAACTGGACAGAGAGGCAAACCTTAACAGGCTGTTAGTTCAGATCCAGTCCATTGACGACAGATTTTATGAAGTTCTCACAGGTACATCGGAAGGCATGAATCTTTTGCTTCGTTACAAGAGAGAAGTATTGAACAGCCTTATAGACCAAGTGTTGATCAAACAAATTGCTGAAAAGATGAATATAATTATCCAGAAAGAGGATATCGAGAAAATGGTTTCAGATGAACTGAACAAAACACTTACCCAGTATGGCATGACAGAGACCGATTTGGATTGGTATCTAAAACAATCTGGATTAGGGGATCTTGAATCATTCAAGGATAGATTGAGGTGGATCTTCTCTGTTCAGCAAGCTGTTACTTTGATTCAACAACAAGTTACTTCCTCGGCAACTGTTACTGAGGAAGAAGCAAAAAAGTTTTATGAAGAAAACAAGGATTATTTTGCTGTCGAAGAAGCGGCAAAATTGTTGCGCATTATCGTGGACAGTAAGGAAAAGGCTGACAAGGTCCTTGATCGTATAAGAGCTGGTGAGGAATTTTCTCAAGTTGCAAGTGATGTATCTATCGATCCTCTTACCAAGGGCAAAGCAGGGGATCTTGGATGGGTTGAGCGTAACAGTGGATTGATAGCAACCGACATAGAAGAGAAGATCTTCGCAAGTCCTAAAGGTGCAACGCTTGGACCACTTCAAAGTACAGGTGGATGGGAAATCTATCGTATTTTGGATAAAAGACCAAAGGGATATGAGGCATTCGAAAACGTTATGAACGATATATATCAGTACTTAACCCAGCAAAAAGCTCAACAACTTTGGCAGGATTGGATATCTCAGCAATTCATACCATTTAAAAATTCCAGCACGATAAATATCTATCTGTTAGCAGAAGGAGGACAAGCAAATCAATGA
- a CDS encoding ABC transporter substrate-binding protein produces the protein MKKWVLVFFLVALFSFVLAAPNYDSVITVGSDQNPTTMDPAMYQDLASAQVMRNVFETLVAYDAEVKEIHPLLAESWEVSSDLKEWTFKLRKGVHFQKGKFQDGREMTAEDVKYSFEREISISPMVRIYMVDRVEVLDRYTVKITLKYPYAPFLTVLTDIGAAIVPKEECEGWKDQFTLHPVGTGPFRMVEWVKDSHMVFERNEDYWGEKPYLKQITYKFIPDKSVLTVALLSGQVDITSDILDQDIPKVNASSNVEARMVGGCNVYAVYLSSIKGPTTDKRIREAFFRGIDVEQLVKVIFPNGTAEAAYGPIPTGSWAYNPNVKSFYTKYDPEKAKQLLKEAGYENKPVKLTIYTPEDPNRRKAAVIIQSMLKKVGFEIEVQSLEWGAFTGTTSKGDADAYTIGWTWYPDPEFFIFYMFHSSRKGTYGNGGGYNNPEVDKYIELGESSVDQAKRTEYYRKAEELIMKDMVYFPMWHKLVVNGVNKKVQGYKPSPDMMIRLFAPGTNVWVEK, from the coding sequence ATGAAAAAGTGGGTTTTGGTGTTTTTTTTGGTAGCTTTGTTCAGTTTCGTCTTGGCAGCGCCAAACTACGATTCAGTTATTACAGTTGGCTCAGATCAAAATCCAACAACTATGGATCCCGCCATGTATCAAGACCTTGCCTCAGCACAGGTTATGAGAAATGTCTTTGAAACCCTTGTTGCGTACGATGCAGAAGTCAAGGAAATTCATCCTCTCCTTGCTGAGTCATGGGAAGTTAGTTCAGATCTGAAGGAATGGACTTTCAAACTGAGAAAAGGAGTTCATTTCCAGAAAGGAAAGTTCCAGGATGGAAGGGAAATGACCGCCGAAGATGTGAAGTACAGTTTTGAAAGGGAGATATCAATTTCGCCGATGGTTAGAATCTATATGGTGGATCGTGTTGAAGTTCTGGATAGATACACTGTAAAAATCACACTCAAATATCCCTACGCTCCGTTCTTGACAGTTTTAACAGATATAGGTGCAGCAATTGTTCCGAAGGAAGAATGTGAGGGATGGAAAGATCAATTCACACTCCACCCAGTAGGAACAGGTCCTTTCAGAATGGTCGAATGGGTAAAAGACAGTCACATGGTCTTTGAGAGAAATGAAGATTACTGGGGTGAAAAACCATACTTAAAACAAATCACATACAAATTCATACCAGATAAATCTGTACTGACGGTAGCATTGCTGAGTGGACAAGTGGACATAACGAGCGATATTCTCGATCAAGATATTCCCAAGGTAAATGCCAGTTCAAATGTCGAGGCAAGAATGGTTGGAGGATGTAATGTCTACGCAGTTTACTTGAGTTCGATCAAGGGACCGACAACCGATAAAAGAATCAGAGAGGCATTTTTCAGGGGAATAGATGTCGAACAACTCGTCAAAGTCATCTTTCCAAATGGAACTGCCGAAGCAGCTTATGGTCCTATCCCAACAGGTTCCTGGGCATATAATCCTAATGTGAAGTCTTTCTACACCAAATACGATCCAGAGAAAGCAAAACAACTCTTGAAAGAAGCTGGGTATGAAAACAAACCAGTCAAACTCACCATCTACACACCAGAAGACCCCAACAGAAGAAAGGCTGCTGTGATAATCCAGTCAATGCTCAAAAAAGTCGGTTTCGAAATCGAGGTCCAATCACTCGAATGGGGCGCCTTCACCGGAACTACTTCCAAAGGCGATGCGGATGCATATACTATCGGCTGGACGTGGTATCCTGACCCAGAATTCTTTATCTTCTATATGTTCCACTCTTCAAGAAAGGGAACCTATGGAAATGGTGGAGGCTATAACAATCCAGAAGTAGACAAATACATTGAACTGGGGGAATCATCGGTTGATCAGGCAAAAAGAACAGAATATTATAGAAAAGCAGAAGAACTGATTATGAAAGATATGGTTTACTTTCCAATGTGGCACAAATTAGTCGTTAATGGAGTTAACAAGAAGGTTCAAGGTTACAAACCATCTCCCGACATGATGATTCGCTTGTTCGCACCAGGTACAAATGTGTGGGTTGAGAAATGA
- a CDS encoding M20 family metallopeptidase, producing MILKDKICEKIDLLKNELVKIAKTIFQIAELSHQEFRSSKLLADFLQENGFSVERKIGGLETAFIATAGHGKPKIALLAEYDALPAIGHACGHNMIGTMSCGAAVGLKKAFQDLPFTLVVVGCPAEEHGAGKKELIKAGVFKDIDIAMMIHPASMSTGFDIAYAIRRFKIEFFGKSAHAAADPAKGINALDAMILLFSSIGLLRQQLPEKVRIHGIITNGGQSFNTIPEYTCAEIGLRALTIGEVNFLEQKLRNLVQGACNMTGCVSNITVEEEMPEVYVNVPLAKTLEENYKFVGEKIAARTYEQGVGSTDMGAVTQIVPAIHAYINITGDKIIPTHTKEFAEASNSEYGYNAMIRATKALALTVFDLVNNSNLLEQVKEYFINRRREF from the coding sequence ATGATCTTGAAGGACAAAATCTGTGAAAAAATCGATCTTTTGAAAAATGAATTGGTGAAAATCGCAAAAACTATTTTCCAGATTGCAGAGCTTTCTCATCAAGAATTCAGATCTTCAAAGTTACTCGCAGATTTTCTTCAAGAAAATGGTTTCTCTGTTGAAAGAAAAATAGGAGGGCTTGAAACAGCTTTTATAGCAACAGCAGGTCATGGAAAACCCAAGATAGCTCTTCTGGCTGAATACGATGCATTACCAGCGATAGGTCATGCCTGTGGTCATAATATGATAGGTACTATGAGTTGTGGTGCAGCCGTTGGCCTTAAGAAAGCTTTTCAAGACCTTCCATTCACACTTGTAGTTGTTGGCTGTCCTGCGGAAGAGCATGGAGCTGGCAAAAAAGAACTAATAAAAGCTGGTGTTTTCAAAGATATTGATATTGCAATGATGATCCATCCAGCTTCAATGAGTACAGGTTTTGATATTGCGTATGCGATAAGACGTTTCAAAATAGAATTTTTCGGAAAATCAGCACATGCAGCAGCCGATCCAGCAAAAGGCATAAACGCACTCGATGCAATGATACTTTTATTCAGCTCGATTGGTCTGTTGAGGCAGCAACTTCCAGAAAAGGTCAGAATCCATGGAATAATCACCAATGGTGGACAATCTTTTAACACCATTCCAGAGTATACATGTGCAGAAATTGGTTTGAGGGCTCTGACAATCGGAGAGGTGAATTTCTTAGAACAAAAATTGAGGAATCTTGTACAAGGTGCTTGTAACATGACCGGTTGTGTCAGCAATATCACAGTCGAGGAAGAGATGCCCGAAGTCTATGTGAACGTACCACTTGCAAAAACTCTTGAAGAGAACTACAAATTCGTCGGTGAAAAAATCGCAGCCAGAACTTATGAACAAGGTGTTGGCTCGACAGATATGGGTGCGGTAACACAGATCGTTCCGGCAATCCATGCATATATAAATATAACAGGTGACAAAATCATACCGACTCATACAAAAGAATTCGCCGAGGCATCCAATTCAGAATACGGTTATAATGCCATGATAAGAGCTACCAAGGCACTCGCACTGACTGTTTTTGATCTTGTAAATAACTCAAACCTTCTTGAACAAGTTAAGGAATATTTCATCAACAGGAGGAGAGAGTTTTGA
- the mazG gene encoding nucleoside triphosphate pyrophosphohydrolase: MSQIGQSFEELVSIMRKLRSERGCEWDRQQTHESLKSYLVEEIFELIETIDQKDDQKMKEELGDVLLQVVFHSQIASERGTFQIEEVIKSLNEKLIRRHPHVFGDSPGYSYQQWEKIKSQEKGEEKSSAIGKVNHALPALSLARRIQENAAAVGFDWPDVSGALQKIDEEIQELKEAMGKGQRNKLEEELGDLLFAVVNVARFLDLDPEIALRKATEKFVRRFQIVEEFARARGLDMKKLSLAQLDALWEEVKGGESK, translated from the coding sequence TTGTCACAGATTGGTCAGAGCTTCGAAGAATTAGTTTCAATAATGAGAAAATTGAGATCTGAGAGAGGATGTGAGTGGGATAGACAACAAACTCATGAAAGTTTAAAATCTTATTTGGTTGAGGAAATCTTTGAATTGATTGAAACAATAGATCAAAAAGATGATCAAAAAATGAAAGAAGAGCTTGGTGATGTGTTGCTTCAAGTTGTTTTTCACAGTCAGATCGCATCAGAAAGAGGAACTTTTCAGATTGAAGAAGTTATAAAATCTTTGAATGAAAAACTCATCAGAAGACATCCGCATGTTTTTGGAGACAGTCCCGGGTATTCCTATCAACAATGGGAGAAGATCAAATCTCAAGAGAAAGGAGAGGAAAAATCTTCCGCAATTGGTAAAGTCAATCACGCACTTCCGGCATTGAGTCTTGCGCGAAGGATTCAAGAAAATGCTGCAGCAGTTGGTTTTGACTGGCCTGATGTTTCAGGTGCTTTACAAAAGATCGATGAGGAAATTCAAGAATTGAAAGAGGCTATGGGAAAGGGTCAAAGGAATAAACTTGAAGAAGAATTAGGTGATTTACTATTTGCAGTAGTCAACGTAGCACGATTTTTGGATTTAGACCCCGAAATTGCTTTGAGAAAGGCAACCGAGAAATTTGTCAGAAGATTTCAAATTGTTGAAGAATTTGCCAGAGCAAGAGGATTGGATATGAAGAAACTTTCCCTTGCTCAACTCGATGCACTTTGGGAAGAAGTGAAGGGAGGAGAATCAAAATGA
- a CDS encoding ABC transporter permease — protein MKFLNKQIVFGLAIVLVNIFAAIFAPILATHPVDDMDFLYIFAKPGEGGHILGTDDYGRDIFSRLVYGSRISLMVGIIAVGIGALIGTFFGILSGYFGGFVDALIMRFTDALLSFPYVLLAIAMMAVLGAGLFNAMLAIGIVMVPSFARVMRSAVMNIKNEEFILAAKSMGASHLWIIFQHILPNVVPVLIVYSSLNFAGAVISEATLSFLGLGIQPPTPSWGSMLSEAKNYLQTAPHMAIFPGLAILITCLGFNILGDGLRDLLDPRLKK, from the coding sequence ATGAAATTTCTCAACAAACAAATCGTATTTGGATTGGCAATAGTTCTTGTTAATATCTTTGCGGCAATCTTTGCTCCGATTTTGGCAACGCATCCCGTTGATGACATGGATTTTCTGTACATCTTTGCAAAACCAGGTGAAGGTGGACACATATTGGGAACAGATGATTATGGAAGGGATATATTTTCCAGATTAGTTTATGGCAGTAGAATTTCATTAATGGTCGGAATAATCGCTGTTGGGATAGGTGCACTTATCGGAACTTTTTTTGGTATCCTGTCTGGTTATTTCGGTGGTTTTGTCGACGCTCTTATAATGAGATTTACAGATGCTTTATTGTCTTTTCCATATGTACTTCTCGCAATTGCCATGATGGCCGTTTTGGGTGCTGGTTTGTTCAATGCAATGCTTGCCATAGGAATTGTTATGGTGCCAAGTTTCGCAAGAGTAATGAGAAGTGCCGTGATGAATATCAAAAATGAAGAATTTATACTCGCAGCAAAATCAATGGGTGCTTCTCACTTGTGGATAATCTTTCAGCACATTTTGCCAAATGTTGTACCCGTATTGATAGTCTATTCATCTTTGAATTTTGCTGGTGCAGTGATAAGTGAAGCCACTCTGAGTTTTTTGGGGCTTGGAATTCAACCACCAACACCATCGTGGGGAAGTATGCTTTCAGAAGCCAAAAATTATCTTCAGACAGCTCCACACATGGCAATCTTTCCAGGGCTTGCAATACTCATCACCTGTCTTGGTTTCAACATACTCGGTGATGGCTTGAGAGACCTATTAGATCCGAGACTGAAAAAATAA